One genomic segment of Mesoterricola silvestris includes these proteins:
- a CDS encoding DUF535 family protein — protein sequence MDKQLSSTWKVSRRAWSLSHEMYRANKRKFKRNLRWAVTAAVRQAVTRPWFEFLATPAMAPFVQANPRLAFRPMNTYMSKAWGWERRVKVILETYEFINAMDGILRDAMLRPEGRILASADLGKGLEARFRLGFDPKFRKEGELCLFLELSAYEGPVMGMALALEHRADSHWVAYVGAIQGRLGGGEEVVKVATKAMHGLRPKFLMVFLAQEMARALRVGHLLGVGNRIQVYRANPFRILHPSKDIRFDYDALWKEAEGEEAEEGWFRLPLRTQRRAEEDFPSNKRAMYRKRYALMDDLSRQIKIQLAPFGR from the coding sequence ATGGACAAGCAACTATCAAGCACCTGGAAAGTCAGCCGGAGGGCCTGGTCCCTCAGCCACGAGATGTACCGGGCCAACAAACGCAAATTCAAACGGAACCTCCGCTGGGCCGTCACCGCGGCGGTGCGGCAGGCGGTCACGCGGCCCTGGTTCGAATTCCTGGCCACCCCCGCCATGGCCCCCTTCGTGCAGGCCAATCCCCGGCTGGCCTTCCGGCCCATGAACACCTACATGTCCAAGGCCTGGGGCTGGGAGCGGCGGGTGAAGGTGATCCTGGAGACCTATGAATTCATCAACGCCATGGACGGGATCCTCCGGGACGCCATGCTCCGGCCCGAGGGCCGGATCCTGGCCTCGGCGGATCTGGGCAAGGGGCTGGAGGCGCGGTTCCGCCTGGGCTTCGACCCCAAGTTCCGCAAGGAGGGCGAACTGTGCCTGTTCCTGGAACTGTCGGCGTACGAGGGGCCGGTGATGGGCATGGCCCTGGCCCTGGAGCACCGGGCCGACAGCCACTGGGTGGCCTACGTGGGGGCCATCCAGGGCCGCCTGGGCGGCGGGGAGGAGGTGGTGAAGGTGGCCACCAAGGCCATGCACGGCCTCCGGCCCAAGTTCCTCATGGTGTTTTTGGCCCAGGAGATGGCCCGGGCCCTGCGGGTGGGCCACCTGCTGGGGGTGGGCAACCGCATCCAGGTGTACCGGGCCAACCCGTTCCGGATCCTCCACCCCTCCAAGGACATCCGCTTCGATTACGACGCCCTTTGGAAGGAGGCGGAGGGAGAGGAGGCCGAGGAAGGCTGGTTCCGGCTGCCCCTGCGCACCCAGCGCCGGGCGGAGGAGGACTTCCCGTCCAACAAGCGGGCCATGTACCGCAAGCGCTACGCCCTCATGGACGATCTGAGCCGCCAGATCAAGATCCAGCTGGCGCCCTTCGGGCGGTGA
- a CDS encoding serine/threonine-protein kinase, whose protein sequence is MLAGLILPALVLVQTQPTFYAAWEDGRDAETARHFEAALGAYQRAAELHPRSAAQLIIYGNNLLRGYYPYTRIARCCIELGRWDGADRALAQAEREGEPREERLALAARVHHPRPAEEPPPVKAPPATPPPRPADPVPAPPPAVVHTPAPQPILPATPAPPRAEPAPPRAEPARPTPQPAPAQPAPVAPRAPEAPPRTGSGAYPWVLGGLVAAMAALWLAGRRKRPALDEAFRQPGQVGPYRIERLLGRGGFASTYLAFKEGDKRPVALKLLHPFRQDDPEFLGRFRQEARLGSLLDHPNIVRLLDPGPQEGTPWLVMEYVEGQRLDVLLKERGPLPLARVLDLARQVASAMAHAHARGVTHRDLKPGNILMLGDRVKVMDFGIARILDSATLTTTYAFLGTPSYAAPELQLKTQVGPAADRYSLGIMLFELISGRTPFGGETPFEILDQHRSAELPDLAALRPDAPGPLVELVVRLTRKDPNERPSDQDVCEILDALAGIHA, encoded by the coding sequence GTGCTCGCCGGCCTTATCCTGCCCGCCCTCGTCCTGGTCCAGACCCAGCCCACCTTCTACGCGGCCTGGGAGGATGGCCGGGACGCGGAGACCGCCCGGCACTTCGAGGCGGCCCTGGGGGCCTACCAACGGGCCGCGGAACTCCATCCCCGTTCGGCCGCCCAGCTCATCATCTACGGCAACAACCTGCTGCGGGGCTACTACCCCTACACCCGCATCGCCCGATGCTGCATCGAACTGGGCCGGTGGGACGGGGCCGACCGGGCCCTGGCCCAGGCGGAACGGGAAGGGGAACCCCGGGAGGAGCGGCTGGCCCTGGCCGCCCGGGTGCACCACCCCCGCCCGGCGGAAGAGCCCCCGCCCGTCAAGGCGCCCCCGGCGACTCCGCCCCCCCGGCCCGCGGACCCCGTGCCCGCGCCGCCCCCGGCGGTGGTCCACACCCCCGCCCCCCAGCCCATCCTCCCGGCCACCCCGGCGCCCCCCCGGGCGGAACCGGCCCCGCCCCGGGCGGAGCCCGCCCGGCCCACCCCGCAGCCCGCGCCCGCACAACCCGCCCCGGTCGCGCCCCGGGCCCCCGAAGCCCCCCCCCGCACCGGCAGCGGCGCCTACCCATGGGTCCTGGGCGGCCTGGTGGCGGCGATGGCGGCCCTCTGGCTGGCGGGGAGGCGCAAGCGGCCGGCCCTGGACGAGGCCTTCCGCCAGCCGGGTCAGGTGGGGCCCTATCGCATCGAGCGCCTCCTGGGCCGGGGGGGCTTCGCGTCCACCTATCTGGCGTTCAAGGAGGGTGACAAGCGCCCCGTGGCCCTCAAGCTCCTCCATCCCTTCCGCCAGGACGATCCGGAATTCCTGGGCCGCTTCCGGCAGGAGGCCCGCCTGGGTTCGCTCCTGGACCACCCCAACATCGTCCGCCTCCTGGACCCGGGCCCCCAGGAGGGCACCCCCTGGCTGGTCATGGAGTACGTGGAAGGCCAGCGCCTGGACGTCCTCCTAAAGGAACGTGGGCCCCTGCCCCTGGCCCGGGTGCTGGACCTGGCGCGGCAGGTGGCCTCGGCCATGGCCCACGCCCACGCCCGGGGCGTCACCCACCGGGACCTGAAGCCCGGCAATATCCTGATGCTGGGCGACCGGGTCAAGGTCATGGATTTCGGCATCGCCCGGATCCTGGATTCCGCCACCCTCACCACCACGTACGCCTTCCTGGGCACCCCCTCGTACGCGGCCCCGGAACTGCAGCTCAAGACCCAGGTGGGCCCCGCGGCGGACCGCTACTCCCTGGGCATCATGCTCTTCGAGCTGATCAGCGGGCGGACGCCCTTCGGCGGGGAGACCCCCTTCGAGATCCTGGACCAGCACCGCAGCGCCGAACTGCCGGACCTGGCCGCCCTGCGCCCCGATGCACCGGGCCCCCTGGTGGAATTGGTGGTACGGCTCACCCGGAAGGACCCAAACGAACGTCCAAGCGACCAGGACGTGTGCGAAATTCTGGATGCCCTGGCCGGGATCCACGCTTGA
- a CDS encoding carbon starvation CstA family protein produces MNALTLVFVTLCIFALAYRYYGIFLATKVLNVDAERVPPAIAMADGHDYHKTNKFVLFGHHFAAIAAAGPLLGPVLAAQFGWLPGTLWIIIGCVLGGAVHDMVVLFASVRYKGKSLAHIAENEIGRRAGTVAGFAILFILILTLAGLSIGVVNALFNSPWGTFTVLMTMPIALYMGIHMYILRKGDVIGASVIGVVALFFTLLAGPYVAASPTLSHWLTLTKNQLGIIIPAYGFIASALPVWLLLCPRDYLSTYLKLGVIIMLVGGIAWVHPNLVNAPVTQYIHGGGPIIPGTVYPFIFITIACGALSGFHAIIGTGTTPKMIASEKDILFVGYGAMLVEGVVAIMALIAASVLMPSDYFAINALPKAYAALHMTPVHLPALGAAVGEQLQGRPGGAVSLAVGMSYIFSSIPWMKHLAAYWYHFAIMFEAVFILTAVDTGTRVGRYMLQEMLGKVWPRFDEKKWMPGIIVTSLLFTAAWGYLVYTGDISTIWPLFGMANQLLATCALIVGTTMLIRHGKAKYAWTTAVPGLFMVPVTFMAGIQNILYNYLPKGLWLLVTFSVVLMILMAIVFVEAFVRWFQLLKVRDYVKDRHGVLVLAETEE; encoded by the coding sequence ATGAATGCCTTGACCCTCGTGTTCGTTACGCTGTGCATCTTCGCACTGGCGTACCGCTATTACGGGATCTTCCTGGCCACCAAGGTCCTGAACGTGGACGCCGAGCGCGTCCCCCCCGCCATCGCCATGGCGGACGGCCACGACTACCACAAGACGAACAAGTTCGTCCTTTTCGGCCACCATTTCGCGGCCATCGCGGCCGCTGGACCTCTCCTTGGTCCGGTCCTCGCGGCCCAGTTCGGCTGGCTCCCCGGTACCCTCTGGATCATCATCGGCTGCGTGCTGGGCGGCGCCGTGCATGACATGGTGGTGCTGTTCGCCTCCGTGCGCTACAAGGGCAAAAGCCTGGCCCACATCGCCGAAAACGAAATCGGCCGCCGGGCGGGCACCGTGGCGGGCTTCGCCATCCTGTTCATCCTCATCCTCACCCTTGCCGGTCTTTCCATCGGCGTCGTCAACGCCCTCTTCAACAGCCCCTGGGGCACCTTCACGGTGCTCATGACCATGCCCATCGCCCTCTACATGGGCATCCACATGTACATCCTCCGCAAGGGCGACGTGATCGGCGCCAGCGTCATCGGCGTGGTGGCCCTGTTCTTCACCCTGCTGGCCGGCCCCTACGTGGCGGCCAGTCCCACCCTGTCCCACTGGCTCACCCTCACCAAGAATCAGCTGGGCATCATCATCCCCGCCTACGGCTTCATCGCCTCCGCCCTGCCCGTGTGGCTCCTGCTTTGCCCCCGGGACTACCTGTCCACCTACCTGAAGCTGGGCGTCATCATCATGCTGGTGGGCGGCATCGCCTGGGTCCACCCGAACCTCGTGAACGCCCCCGTCACGCAGTACATCCACGGCGGCGGCCCCATCATCCCCGGCACCGTCTACCCCTTCATCTTCATCACCATCGCCTGCGGCGCCCTGAGCGGCTTCCACGCCATCATCGGCACCGGCACCACCCCCAAGATGATCGCCAGCGAGAAGGACATCCTGTTCGTGGGCTACGGCGCCATGCTGGTGGAAGGCGTGGTGGCCATCATGGCCCTCATCGCGGCCAGCGTCCTGATGCCCTCCGACTACTTCGCCATCAACGCCCTGCCCAAGGCCTACGCCGCCCTGCACATGACCCCCGTCCATCTGCCCGCCCTGGGCGCGGCCGTGGGCGAGCAGCTCCAGGGCCGCCCCGGCGGCGCCGTGAGCCTGGCCGTGGGCATGTCCTACATCTTCTCCTCCATCCCCTGGATGAAGCACCTGGCGGCCTACTGGTACCACTTCGCCATCATGTTCGAGGCGGTCTTCATCCTCACCGCGGTGGACACCGGCACCCGCGTGGGCCGCTACATGCTCCAGGAGATGCTGGGCAAGGTCTGGCCCCGGTTCGACGAGAAGAAGTGGATGCCCGGCATCATCGTGACCAGCCTCCTGTTCACCGCCGCCTGGGGATACCTGGTGTACACCGGCGACATCTCCACCATCTGGCCCCTGTTCGGCATGGCCAACCAGCTCCTGGCCACCTGCGCCCTCATCGTGGGCACCACCATGCTCATCCGCCACGGCAAGGCCAAGTACGCCTGGACCACCGCCGTCCCCGGCCTCTTCATGGTCCCCGTCACCTTCATGGCCGGCATCCAGAACATCCTCTACAATTACCTCCCCAAGGGCCTCTGGCTCCTGGTGACCTTCTCCGTGGTGCTCATGATCCTCATGGCCATCGTCTTCGTGGAGGCCTTCGTCCGCTGGTTCCAGCTCCTGAAGGTGCGGGACTACGTCAAGGACCGCCACGGCGTGCTGGTGCTGGCGGAGACCGAGGAATAG
- a CDS encoding TolC family protein — protein MPSLMLRIVPSLVALTAAAQQPLTVQDAIRRAWAGQSGLQAGEALVERARGEAQALRALNLPTLSLGAGLTRTTEPMQVFGMHLDQARIAQSDFMPDRLNHPAAASGLGATLTLAQPLYAGGRLDAAARAGAALAGSEAASQAHRRQQVAYAVAQAYFGAQVAEQGLRYAEDTLRQATETERFVTARVDQGLLLRSEGDRARAFRAQSEAGVAEARNRVASARSGLALLMGADAGGPLATPVDAPLPAPSGTPGHRGDLEALKLQGEAARQGVAAARGALKPEVGLSLTAGTARYQVGEGGNWTTASLGAKWTFSFSDSRRVSAARAQVRAAELGLKWQEQQASREADEARRFLDTAQAKIAFAKVALEASESARAIRTARHREGLLPLVEVLDAEAGLSGARTLLLNSELEWRLGGAQLALALGQPIEGVTE, from the coding sequence ATGCCCAGTCTCATGTTGCGGATCGTCCCATCCCTGGTGGCCCTCACGGCGGCCGCCCAGCAGCCCCTCACGGTCCAGGACGCCATCCGCCGCGCCTGGGCGGGCCAGAGCGGCCTCCAGGCCGGCGAGGCCCTGGTGGAGCGCGCCCGGGGCGAAGCCCAGGCCCTGCGGGCCCTCAACCTCCCCACCCTCAGCCTGGGGGCGGGCCTCACCCGCACCACCGAGCCCATGCAGGTCTTCGGCATGCACCTGGACCAGGCCCGCATCGCCCAATCGGACTTCATGCCCGATCGCCTCAACCACCCCGCCGCCGCCTCCGGGCTGGGCGCCACCCTGACCCTCGCCCAGCCCCTCTATGCCGGCGGACGCCTGGACGCCGCCGCCCGGGCCGGCGCGGCCCTGGCCGGGAGCGAGGCGGCTTCCCAGGCCCACCGGCGCCAGCAGGTGGCCTACGCGGTGGCCCAGGCCTACTTCGGGGCCCAGGTGGCCGAGCAGGGCCTGCGCTACGCCGAGGACACCCTCCGGCAGGCCACGGAAACCGAGCGCTTCGTCACGGCCCGGGTGGACCAGGGCCTGCTGCTCCGCTCCGAGGGGGACCGCGCCCGGGCCTTCCGGGCCCAGAGCGAGGCGGGGGTGGCCGAAGCCCGCAACCGCGTGGCCTCGGCCCGGTCCGGCCTGGCCCTCCTCATGGGCGCGGACGCCGGCGGCCCTCTCGCCACGCCGGTGGACGCGCCCCTGCCCGCGCCCTCCGGGACCCCCGGACACCGGGGCGATCTGGAGGCCCTCAAGCTCCAGGGCGAGGCCGCCCGCCAGGGCGTTGCCGCCGCCCGGGGCGCCCTGAAGCCCGAAGTGGGGCTCAGCCTCACGGCCGGCACCGCCCGGTACCAGGTGGGCGAAGGGGGCAACTGGACCACCGCCTCCCTGGGGGCGAAGTGGACCTTCTCCTTTTCGGATTCCCGGCGCGTCTCCGCCGCCCGGGCCCAGGTCCGGGCCGCGGAACTGGGCCTGAAGTGGCAAGAACAGCAGGCTTCCCGCGAAGCCGACGAGGCCCGCCGCTTCCTGGACACGGCCCAGGCCAAGATCGCCTTCGCCAAGGTGGCCCTGGAGGCCTCGGAAAGCGCCCGGGCCATCCGCACCGCCCGGCATCGCGAGGGGCTCCTGCCCCTGGTGGAAGTGCTGGACGCCGAGGCCGGGCTTTCCGGCGCCCGCACCCTCCTCCTCAACAGCGAACTGGAATGGCGCCTGGGCGGAGCCCAGCTCGCCCTGGCCCTCGGACAACCCATTGAAGGCGTCACGGAGTAG
- a CDS encoding ArsR/SmtB family transcription factor → MNKLTLTQPMISDVSRLFAALGDESRLRILKVLLEAGRPLSQGAVAEAAELSQANASKHLIHLTRVGLVHREPSGNLVLFTPVSPLVPDVCDLMCAHVAARVKAAYSSIS, encoded by the coding sequence ATGAACAAGTTGACCCTCACCCAGCCCATGATCAGCGACGTCAGCAGGCTCTTCGCCGCCCTGGGCGACGAGTCCCGGCTCCGGATCCTCAAGGTCCTGCTGGAGGCCGGAAGGCCCCTGAGCCAGGGCGCGGTGGCCGAGGCGGCGGAGCTTTCCCAGGCCAACGCCAGCAAGCATCTCATCCACCTCACCCGGGTGGGGTTGGTGCACCGGGAGCCCAGCGGTAATCTGGTGCTCTTCACCCCGGTCTCCCCCCTCGTTCCCGATGTCTGCGACCTGATGTGCGCCCACGTGGCCGCGCGCGTCAAGGCCGCCTATTCATCCATCTCCTAG
- a CDS encoding helix-turn-helix domain-containing protein, translated as MTLTPTDPVRDVPGTMGDRIKTVRRTWKWSQQEMAGALRVDQASISFWERDKIRPSGSALVALAALFRTSVDALEGGSEFNIPDSPSAPGGDKVEREFPRSVCLPMGDREKVMVVDLADGSSKGDPVSEAMMTLAMGVKANRRVWVVIE; from the coding sequence ATGACCCTCACCCCCACCGATCCCGTGCGCGACGTTCCCGGCACGATGGGCGATCGCATCAAAACCGTCCGCCGCACCTGGAAGTGGTCCCAGCAGGAGATGGCCGGGGCCCTCCGGGTGGACCAGGCTTCCATCTCCTTCTGGGAGCGGGACAAGATCCGGCCCTCGGGCTCCGCCCTCGTCGCCCTGGCCGCCCTGTTCCGCACCAGCGTGGACGCCCTGGAGGGCGGCAGCGAATTCAACATCCCCGACTCCCCGTCCGCCCCCGGCGGCGACAAGGTGGAGCGGGAATTCCCCCGCAGCGTCTGCCTCCCCATGGGCGACAGGGAAAAAGTGATGGTGGTGGATCTCGCGGACGGCTCCTCCAAGGGCGACCCGGTTTCCGAGGCCATGATGACCCTCGCCATGGGCGTCAAGGCCAATCGCCGGGTATGGGTCGTCATCGAATAG
- a CDS encoding efflux RND transporter periplasmic adaptor subunit yields MKTPLILPITALIAGLACGRHEAPQAPALPPAKVRLVSPGAAGDAGWVAATLTATRRATLSTRMAASVTRVLANEGQRVAQGALLVSLADGDLQSGLKAAETAVAAAQAHHRRIEALAKINASTPSELEMAATNLAQAQAGLAGVKANLAYTQIRAPFAGVVQSRMVNEGAFVGPGQPLIELEGQGALELEGSVSEQEAKALRMGLKVPFEAEGRSGSAEITALSTGGDPVSHRGTVRARILGAAGFRSGSFARIKVPGAAQEGLSVPTSALVVRGELSGVFVARDGKAELRWLSLGDARGGAVAVRAGLKAGEAVIDAPGALVDGQPIEVSK; encoded by the coding sequence ATGAAAACCCCCCTGATCCTGCCCATCACCGCTCTGATCGCGGGCCTGGCCTGCGGCAGGCACGAAGCGCCCCAGGCCCCCGCCCTGCCCCCGGCCAAGGTGCGCCTGGTCTCCCCCGGCGCCGCCGGCGACGCCGGCTGGGTCGCGGCCACCCTCACGGCCACGCGCCGGGCCACCCTCTCCACCCGCATGGCGGCGTCGGTCACGCGCGTGCTGGCCAACGAAGGCCAGCGCGTGGCCCAGGGCGCCCTCCTGGTGAGCCTGGCCGACGGCGACCTGCAGTCCGGGCTCAAGGCCGCCGAGACCGCCGTGGCCGCGGCCCAGGCCCACCACCGCCGCATCGAGGCCCTCGCGAAGATCAACGCCTCCACCCCCAGCGAACTGGAGATGGCCGCCACGAACCTCGCCCAGGCCCAGGCCGGCCTCGCCGGCGTGAAGGCCAACCTCGCCTACACCCAGATCCGCGCCCCCTTCGCGGGCGTGGTCCAGAGCCGCATGGTCAACGAGGGCGCCTTCGTGGGCCCCGGCCAGCCCCTCATCGAGCTGGAGGGCCAGGGCGCCCTGGAGCTGGAAGGCTCCGTGTCCGAGCAGGAGGCCAAGGCCCTGCGCATGGGCCTCAAGGTGCCCTTCGAGGCCGAAGGCCGGTCCGGTTCCGCGGAAATCACGGCGCTGTCCACCGGGGGCGACCCCGTGTCCCACCGGGGCACGGTGCGGGCCCGCATCCTGGGCGCCGCCGGGTTCCGCTCGGGCTCCTTCGCCCGCATCAAGGTCCCGGGCGCCGCGCAGGAAGGCCTGTCGGTGCCCACCTCCGCCCTGGTCGTGCGCGGCGAGCTCTCCGGGGTCTTCGTGGCCCGGGACGGCAAGGCCGAGCTGCGCTGGCTCTCCCTGGGCGACGCCCGGGGCGGCGCGGTGGCGGTGCGCGCGGGCCTGAAGGCCGGCGAGGCGGTCATCGACGCCCCCGGCGCCCTCGTGGACGGCCAGCCCATCGAGGTGTCCAAATGA
- a CDS encoding OmpP1/FadL family transporter encodes MTLNPSTTLRAAALVALAGGGAAAQGVLSPIGTILTEQSRTAFSVQGAGARAMGLGGAFIGVADDATAVTFNPAGLAQMVNPEMSFVGQGVNRRGAFQDAQTVSGRRTLLVDDSLVSNTRFDPLLLSGTLPLRVGGRTLAIQLSLQRLIPLREGNSRDMQERPEDGTAPVQLHQSINQAGQIDLYAFAAAYEVSQRILLGGSVNYWRGDWNLGSHSTSTTAGTTRFVHYTQDNHLEGANYTLGLLWRWETWSLGINRSTAFHGDYTYSASYASSATPLMSAPPYTTGLHWPATTGVGLAYRPTDRWLIALDVVRTPWSEARYMSGRENLNGLNFFDMSKGNRTPDATQFHLGVERILLASSGNVIPLRFGYSREPQPVTDRMTGQQRVMQGLSLGSGLKRGAYGFDLAYRYAWGRRRASQFLDADQLLTSVHNQSLGTEAITEHRLAFSFIVQFDRRPVQEFLHHLFVGG; translated from the coding sequence GTGACCCTGAACCCCTCGACCACCCTCCGCGCGGCCGCCCTGGTGGCACTGGCCGGCGGCGGCGCGGCCGCCCAGGGCGTCCTCTCCCCCATCGGCACGATCCTCACGGAGCAGTCCCGCACCGCCTTCAGCGTACAGGGGGCGGGGGCCCGGGCCATGGGCCTGGGCGGGGCCTTCATCGGGGTGGCCGACGACGCCACGGCCGTCACCTTCAACCCCGCCGGGCTGGCCCAGATGGTGAACCCGGAAATGAGCTTCGTGGGCCAGGGCGTCAACCGGCGCGGGGCCTTCCAGGACGCCCAGACCGTCTCGGGCCGGCGCACCCTCCTGGTGGACGATTCCCTGGTGTCCAACACCCGCTTCGACCCCCTCCTGCTTTCGGGGACCCTCCCCCTGCGGGTGGGCGGCAGGACCCTGGCCATCCAGCTCTCCCTGCAGCGCCTGATCCCCCTGCGGGAGGGGAATTCCCGGGACATGCAGGAGCGCCCCGAGGACGGCACGGCCCCCGTGCAGCTTCACCAGAGCATCAACCAGGCCGGCCAGATCGACCTCTACGCCTTCGCCGCGGCCTACGAAGTCTCCCAGCGGATCCTCCTGGGCGGTTCCGTGAACTACTGGCGGGGCGACTGGAACCTGGGCTCCCACAGCACCAGCACCACCGCCGGCACCACCCGTTTCGTCCACTACACCCAGGACAACCACCTGGAGGGCGCCAACTACACCCTCGGCCTGCTCTGGCGCTGGGAGACCTGGAGCCTCGGGATCAACCGCAGCACGGCCTTCCACGGGGACTACACCTACAGCGCCTCGTACGCGTCCAGCGCCACCCCCCTCATGAGCGCCCCCCCCTACACCACGGGCCTCCACTGGCCCGCCACCACGGGCGTGGGCCTGGCCTATCGCCCCACCGACCGGTGGCTCATCGCCCTGGACGTGGTGCGGACCCCCTGGTCCGAGGCCCGGTACATGAGCGGCAGGGAGAACCTCAACGGCCTCAATTTCTTCGATATGTCCAAGGGGAACCGGACGCCGGACGCCACCCAGTTCCACCTGGGGGTGGAACGGATCCTCCTGGCCTCCTCGGGCAATGTAATCCCCCTGCGCTTCGGTTATTCCCGGGAACCCCAGCCCGTGACGGACCGCATGACCGGCCAGCAGCGGGTCATGCAGGGCCTGAGCCTCGGGTCCGGCCTGAAGCGGGGGGCCTACGGCTTCGACCTGGCCTACCGGTACGCCTGGGGCCGGCGCCGGGCCTCCCAGTTCCTGGACGCCGACCAGCTCCTGACCAGCGTCCACAACCAGTCCCTGGGCACCGAGGCCATCACCGAACACCGCCTGGCCTTCAGCTTCATCGTCCAGTTCGACCGGCGCCCCGTGCAGGAATTCCTGCACCACCTGTTCGTGGGGGGCTGA